In the Syngnathus scovelli strain Florida chromosome 8, RoL_Ssco_1.2, whole genome shotgun sequence genome, one interval contains:
- the LOC125973204 gene encoding janus kinase and microtubule-interacting protein 3-like, protein MGHYQSRVANLESALKQQGQNVKWVEEKQLLRQSNQQLAEKVRRMEAEEARLKEHIQDIRDQNELLEFRILELEEREWRSPVLKFLQVRFPYGLSPLQIYCEADGVSDIVISDLMKKLDILGDNAVSNLTNEEQVVVIHARTLPTLAEKWLEYIKVTKSALQQKMLDIESEKDMFCNQKG, encoded by the exons atgggtcactatcaaagcagagtagcaaatctggagtcagcgctgaagcaacaaggacag aatgtcaagtgggtggaggagaagcagctgctgcgtcagagcaatcagcagttggccgaaaag gtcaggcggatggaggcggaagaagcgcgtctgaaagagcacatccaggatatccgagaccaaaacgaactgcttgagttccgcatcctggagctggag gagagggagtggcgctcccccgtcttgaagtttctgcaagtccgtttcccatacggcctcagccctttgcagatctactgcgaggccgacggcgtgagc gacatcgtcatcagtgatctgatgaagaagctggacatcctgggcgataacgccgtaagt aatctcaccaacgaggagcaggtggtcgtgattcacgccaggacccttcccaccctagccgagaag tggttagaatacatcaaagtgaccaagtcagcacttcaacagaagatgttggacattgaaagtgagaag gatatgttctgcaaccagaagggctag